One window of the Prinia subflava isolate CZ2003 ecotype Zambia chromosome 1, Cam_Psub_1.2, whole genome shotgun sequence genome contains the following:
- the NDUFA4 gene encoding cytochrome c oxidase subunit NDUFA4 gives MVLGVILTHAKKHPALIPLFVIIGSGGVGAGLYLMRLAMFNPDVSWDKKNNPEPWNKLSPSDQYKLYSVNMDYSRLKKDRPDF, from the exons ATGGTGCTCGGCGTTATCCTCACCCACGCGAAGAAGCACCCGGCC TTGATCCCTCTGTTTGTGATCATTGGATCCGGAGGTGTTGGTGCAGGCCTGTATCTCATGCGTTTGGCGATGTTCAACCCTGATGTCAG CTGGGACAAGAAAAATAACCCAGAACCTTGGAACAAATTGTCTCCCAGTGACCAGTACAAG TTGTACTCGGTTAATATGGACTACAGCAGACTCAAGAAGGACCGTCCTGACTTCTAA